A stretch of Ranitomeya variabilis isolate aRanVar5 chromosome 3, aRanVar5.hap1, whole genome shotgun sequence DNA encodes these proteins:
- the GPR82 gene encoding LOW QUALITY PROTEIN: putative G-protein coupled receptor 82 (The sequence of the model RefSeq protein was modified relative to this genomic sequence to represent the inferred CDS: inserted 4 bases in 3 codons; substituted 4 bases at 4 genomic stop codons), translating to MGNNTDHLNVSAITSTGLPTAYALIFFFLPSLSGNNVSCXYSERAEKPTKHIXLINLAVSNMIVSASMPFQVIYYIWAEHWAYNSALXTVYEGGSLLXHCSMCASATIFCWMAVSQYATDSKXRXCESSLRHKVRMQCKPKTPHEKIISSQILKTLQNPQFAFFLXYGVWFTLLRPNVFLANQNPALDKKGFDNEAETIQLVYKITSVVESTCFFTFFLFVFLFYYYFMKHIQQIQANSCIGGKHLLCSKVKTNIIVIAALLLLCFTPYHISKFFLVGFDDSYGCKYLNALIQVKNCCLCLAEFRSCTDPIFYFCLDDTFKKNFRVFCKKCSTYEKVNSMVINESAIKTPTISGRIIKSNIIPNETYQ from the exons ATGGGTAATAATACAGACCACCTCAACGTTAGTGCAATTACTTCCACTGGTCTCCCTACTGCATacgcattgatttttttttttttaccaagcctCTCTGGAAACAATGTCTCTT GATATTCAGAACGAGCAGAAAAACCAACTAAGCACATTTAGCTCATAAACCTTGCAGTCTCGAATATGATTGTGTCAGCCAGCATGCCCTTTCAAGTCATTTATTACATCTGGGCTGAGCACTGGGCCTACAACTCAGCGCTCTGAACAGTCTATGAAGGCGGGAGCCTACT ACACTGCAGCATGTGTGCCAGCGCCACCATTTTCTGCTGGATGGCAGTCAGTCAATATGCTACGGATTCAaaataacgctagtgtgaaagtagcctaaggcataaAGTAAGGATGCAGTGTAAGCCCAAAACCCCACATGAAAAAATTATTTCTAGTCAGATTCTCAAAACTTTACAGAACCCCCAATTTGCCTTTTTCC GGTATGGTGTCTGGTTTACTTTGCTACGCCCAAACGTTTTTTTGGCAAACCAGAACCCTGCTCTAGATAAAAAAGGTTTCGATAATGAAGCTGAAACCATTCAGTTGGTGTACAAGATTACCAGTGTTGTAGAGTCAACttgctttttcacattttttctatttgtttttctgttttattaCTATTTTATGAAGCATATCCAACAGATTCAGGCCAACAGCTGCATTGGAGGAAAGCATCTGCTTTGCAGCAAAGTGAAAACCAACATCATCGTCATTGCGGCTTTACTACTGCTTTGTTTCACTCCGTATCACATCTCCAAGTTTTTCCTGGTAGGATTTGACGACTCGTATGGATGCAAATACCTAAATGCATTGATTCAAGTTAAAAATTGTTGTTTGTGCCTTGCGGAGTTCAGAAGCTGTACAGATCCCATATTTTACTTCTGCCTAGATGACACCTTTAAGAAGAATTTTCGAGTCTTTTGTAAGAAATGTTCTACATATGAAAAAGTAAATTCAATGGTAATCAATGAATCCGCAATTAAAACACCAACAATATCTGGGAGGATTATAAAAAGCAATATCATTCCCAATGAAACCTACCAGTAG